The following are encoded in a window of Novosphingobium sp. ZN18A2 genomic DNA:
- a CDS encoding CPBP family intramembrane glutamic endopeptidase: MRIAPRTNAQFVLFPLVIIIGSFTEELLFRGYLFWALAPLLGVWGAATIASVAFGLAHAYQGPSGILRTGVIGLAFAIGFALTHSLWWLIVAHMILNSIGYFVAIRVKNLPSVQDA; encoded by the coding sequence ATGCGTATCGCTCCTCGAACCAATGCGCAGTTCGTGCTCTTTCCTCTCGTCATCATCATCGGAAGTTTCACCGAAGAGTTGCTGTTCCGGGGCTATCTGTTCTGGGCGCTTGCGCCCCTCCTCGGAGTGTGGGGTGCTGCCACAATCGCGTCAGTCGCCTTCGGCTTGGCTCACGCTTATCAAGGACCATCAGGTATCTTGCGTACGGGAGTGATCGGGCTGGCCTTCGCGATCGGATTTGCGCTGACGCATAGCCTGTGGTGGCTGATTGTGGCGCACATGATCTTGAACTCGATCGGCTACTTCGTCGCGATAAGGGTGAAGAATCTTCCGTCCGTGCAAGATGCGTGA
- the istB gene encoding IS21-like element helper ATPase IstB has translation MMAVDHETLIAMLDRLKLTAIRDQLDTLLDEAARSDMTLREALAFLVGREIARRDERRISMASKIAQFPFVRELDGFEFDAQPSLDPGQIRELATCRWIAHGDTTLFLGPPGTGKTHLAVALGREAIRQNYSVQFVTAATLVALLAKAHMDGNLDKQLTLLSRPKLLIIDELGYLPFEADAAHLFFQLVSRRYEKGSILITSNRSVGEWGSVFGDPVVATAILDRLLHHSTVITIRGDSYRLREKRRSGLLQKAGSALDNTATAPQ, from the coding sequence GTGATGGCAGTCGATCACGAGACCCTCATCGCCATGCTGGACCGGCTGAAGCTGACCGCAATCCGCGATCAGCTGGATACGCTGCTCGACGAAGCCGCACGCTCGGACATGACCTTGCGCGAAGCGCTCGCGTTCCTGGTCGGACGCGAAATCGCTCGGCGCGATGAACGGCGGATCTCCATGGCGAGCAAGATCGCCCAGTTCCCCTTCGTGCGCGAACTCGACGGCTTCGAGTTCGATGCGCAGCCTTCGCTGGATCCAGGGCAAATCCGGGAACTGGCGACGTGCCGCTGGATCGCACACGGTGACACGACGCTGTTCCTGGGGCCGCCCGGGACGGGGAAAACGCACTTGGCGGTGGCGCTGGGACGTGAGGCGATCCGGCAGAACTACTCGGTCCAGTTCGTCACGGCAGCAACGCTCGTGGCCCTTCTGGCCAAAGCCCACATGGACGGGAATCTCGATAAGCAACTCACGTTGCTGAGCCGGCCGAAACTGCTGATCATTGATGAACTCGGCTACTTGCCGTTCGAAGCCGACGCGGCTCACCTGTTCTTCCAGCTGGTATCGCGCCGTTACGAGAAGGGATCGATCCTGATCACCTCAAACCGTTCGGTCGGCGAATGGGGCAGCGTGTTCGGCGATCCGGTCGTCGCAACCGCGATCCTGGATCGCCTGCTCCACCACTCCACCGTGATCACCATCCGCGGGGACAGCTACCGACTTCGCGAAAAGCGCAGATCCGGCCTTCTGCAGAAGGCCGGATCTGCGCTCGACAACACCGCAACCGCACCGCAATGA
- the istA gene encoding IS21 family transposase, which yields MTIGTSEIPAQAIAVQGEEMLQPDEVAAMVRLHELGWGAKRLSKEFGCARNTVRRYLRAGGVVPFAKAPRKSAFDGLDDWLRERFFRHNGNADVIRQELASEHGIVIGLRSVELRVQPWRRELRAHKKATVRFETRPGHQLQIDFGDTRVWIGDERVKIHLFVATLGYSRRMHIRPSLRERQADWFEGMEGTFLRFGGVPTEVLFDNARALVDHHDAATREVRFNTRLHAFARYWGFSPRACAPYRARTKGKDERGVGYVKRNAIAGRRFASWGAFVAHLDQWNREVADMRVHGTTGELPIVRFADEANALRPLSGRAPFGQLRDLARKVRSDCAIDLDTNSYSVPWRLVGETVQVVVLGGRVIVRHAGEVVADHAQCEGRRQRVIERAHLAGLVGAAPGRATMPPAAPPALLRPLAEYEAVAGGAW from the coding sequence ATGACGATAGGGACATCAGAAATCCCGGCACAGGCGATTGCTGTGCAGGGAGAAGAGATGCTTCAACCGGACGAGGTGGCCGCGATGGTGCGGTTGCATGAACTTGGCTGGGGAGCCAAGCGGCTGTCGAAGGAATTTGGCTGCGCGCGCAACACGGTGCGCCGCTACCTTCGCGCCGGGGGCGTCGTGCCGTTTGCCAAGGCACCGCGCAAGTCGGCCTTTGACGGCTTGGATGACTGGCTTCGCGAACGGTTCTTCCGGCACAACGGGAATGCCGATGTTATCCGCCAGGAGTTGGCGAGCGAGCACGGGATCGTGATCGGGCTGCGTTCTGTCGAGCTGCGGGTCCAGCCCTGGCGGCGCGAATTGAGGGCGCACAAGAAGGCGACGGTGCGCTTCGAGACTCGCCCTGGGCATCAGCTGCAGATCGACTTCGGCGACACCAGGGTCTGGATCGGCGATGAGCGGGTCAAGATCCACCTGTTCGTGGCGACGCTGGGTTACTCGCGGCGGATGCATATCCGGCCTTCGCTCCGGGAGCGGCAGGCGGACTGGTTCGAAGGGATGGAGGGCACGTTCCTGCGGTTCGGCGGCGTGCCGACCGAGGTCTTGTTCGACAATGCGCGAGCCCTGGTCGACCATCATGATGCAGCGACCCGCGAGGTTCGGTTCAATACCCGGCTCCATGCCTTCGCGCGCTACTGGGGCTTCAGTCCAAGGGCGTGCGCTCCGTATCGAGCCCGAACGAAGGGCAAGGATGAACGCGGCGTCGGCTATGTGAAGCGCAATGCCATCGCAGGCCGCCGCTTCGCGAGCTGGGGCGCGTTCGTTGCCCACCTGGATCAATGGAACCGGGAGGTTGCCGACATGCGCGTTCACGGCACCACTGGCGAACTGCCAATCGTGCGCTTTGCCGATGAGGCGAATGCCCTGCGTCCGCTCAGCGGACGCGCACCGTTCGGCCAGCTGCGCGACCTGGCCCGCAAGGTGCGCTCCGACTGCGCGATCGACCTCGACACCAACAGCTACTCGGTCCCGTGGCGTCTCGTCGGCGAGACGGTTCAGGTCGTGGTTCTGGGCGGTCGCGTCATCGTCCGTCATGCCGGCGAGGTCGTGGCCGATCATGCCCAATGCGAGGGTCGCCGGCAGCGGGTTATCGAACGGGCGCATCTGGCTGGGCTCGTCGGTGCCGCGCCCGGGCGCGCGACAATGCCGCCGGCTGCGCCGCCCGCGCTGTTGCGGCCGCTCGCCGAATACGAAGCGGTTGCGGGAGGGGCATGGTGA
- a CDS encoding TetR/AcrR family transcriptional regulator has protein sequence MSHGPNQPIARQHRSKVTHDLLCDAAEEALREGGLALCTIQEVARRAGRSGASVYRRFGDKDRMIIAVIERYLERMLSANEVGFKALAEQYPRLEERLKVLVEGAVASQRRDARLVRAFRDAAARSSNDALTAAMVWMRDAVLDLARRALRDCSSEIARQDKEQAITFAVDMLMGALEVLTNNDAPSLSDGAYQSELYDMLYGYLSSPAIDARS, from the coding sequence ATGTCGCACGGACCCAACCAGCCCATTGCACGCCAGCACCGCAGCAAGGTCACGCATGATCTTTTGTGCGACGCGGCCGAGGAAGCCCTGCGCGAGGGCGGGCTTGCGCTGTGCACCATTCAAGAGGTCGCCAGGAGGGCTGGCCGGTCGGGGGCGAGTGTCTACCGCCGGTTCGGCGACAAGGACCGGATGATCATTGCCGTGATCGAGCGCTATCTCGAACGCATGCTCTCCGCCAACGAGGTTGGCTTCAAGGCTCTGGCTGAACAATACCCCCGCCTCGAAGAGAGGCTGAAGGTTCTGGTCGAGGGCGCGGTCGCGAGCCAGCGCCGCGATGCACGGCTGGTGCGCGCCTTCAGGGACGCGGCAGCCCGCTCCTCCAACGACGCGCTGACCGCTGCGATGGTCTGGATGCGCGACGCGGTGCTCGACCTGGCAAGGCGGGCGCTGCGCGACTGCTCGTCTGAAATCGCGCGCCAGGACAAGGAGCAGGCCATCACGTTCGCAGTAGACATGCTCATGGGCGCTTTGGAGGTCCTGACCAACAACGACGCCCCTTCATTGAGTGACGGGGCGTATCAATCCGAGCTCTACGACATGCTGTATGGCTACCTCTCCTCGCCCGCGATCGACGCACGGTCCTGA
- a CDS encoding DUF5681 domain-containing protein, with the protein MGGEPGKYIVGYGKPPVQHRFRKGQSGNPAGRPKGAKGKAVDTGYGKKAAEEFLRMEAYRPVAIREGDTAIELPTIQAVFRAMGIAALKGNRLAQKQLTRMVADMEEQHYHSRMELFGKALDYKIGWDEVIKRARERGSPEPSPVPHPDDIILDPDSGEVKITGPQTKEQKQRLDEALERRAEAQEEVNYFAEKYRRSRSAQMKARYLDDWHWEQRMFDIINDVVSERYKVKLENRSYREGASRPGTALGDLHRNRKLKDAYLE; encoded by the coding sequence ATGGGAGGCGAACCCGGCAAGTACATCGTCGGTTATGGCAAGCCACCGGTCCAGCACAGGTTCCGGAAGGGGCAGTCCGGCAATCCCGCGGGACGGCCAAAAGGCGCGAAGGGCAAGGCGGTCGATACCGGTTACGGCAAGAAGGCTGCCGAGGAGTTCCTCCGGATGGAAGCCTATCGCCCTGTAGCCATCCGCGAAGGCGATACCGCGATCGAACTTCCAACGATCCAGGCGGTGTTCCGGGCGATGGGCATCGCGGCGCTGAAGGGCAATCGCCTCGCCCAGAAACAGCTGACCCGGATGGTCGCCGATATGGAGGAGCAGCACTATCACTCACGCATGGAACTGTTCGGCAAGGCGCTCGACTACAAGATCGGATGGGACGAGGTCATCAAGCGCGCCCGGGAGCGTGGTTCACCTGAACCGTCTCCCGTACCTCACCCGGATGACATCATCCTCGACCCGGATAGCGGGGAGGTGAAGATCACGGGGCCGCAGACCAAAGAGCAGAAGCAGCGCCTCGATGAAGCGCTCGAGCGGCGCGCCGAGGCGCAGGAGGAGGTAAACTACTTCGCCGAGAAGTACCGGCGATCGCGCAGTGCGCAAATGAAGGCGCGCTATCTCGACGACTGGCACTGGGAGCAGCGTATGTTCGACATCATCAACGATGTCGTCTCCGAGCGCTACAAGGTGAAGCTCGAGAACAGGTCGTACAGGGAAGGTGCATCGCGCCCCGGGACGGCACTCGGGGATTTGCACCGAAACCGGAAGCTGAAGGACGCGTATCTGGAATAG
- a CDS encoding DNA methyltransferase has protein sequence MSTTTQLVERDIASLRPYARNARTHSRKQVKQIAASIERFGFTNPVLVSDEGEIVAGHGRVEAARLLGMKTVPTLALSHLGEAERRAYVLADNKLALNAGWDREILAIELQALVDLEFDVEVTGFSLAEIDLVLDEASEASPDGPAGPEDAVPVISGTPVSRPGDIWQLGRHRLLCGDTRSAVDLDRLMDGDKADLVFTDPPYNVAIDGNVCGLGSVKHREFAFASGEMSRNEFTGFLEQTLTNMSRVMRDGAIAFVCMDWRHMGELLAAGEAAFTEFKNLVVWNKTNGGMGAFYRSKHELIFVFKQGTAEHTNSFGLGETGRYRTNVWDYAGISSIGATRSDELAMHPTVKPVALIADAIRDCSRRGEIVLDGFGGSGSTLIAAEKTGRLARLVEYDPLYCDTIIRRWEARTGKQAALVGNNRTFEEVSEARPGIDPAESDISEEAA, from the coding sequence ATGAGTACAACGACCCAACTGGTCGAACGCGACATCGCGTCACTTCGGCCTTACGCGCGCAACGCGCGGACCCATTCCAGAAAACAGGTAAAGCAGATCGCGGCGTCGATCGAGCGCTTCGGCTTCACCAACCCGGTGCTGGTCTCCGATGAAGGTGAGATCGTCGCCGGCCACGGCCGGGTCGAAGCGGCCAGGCTGCTGGGGATGAAGACAGTGCCGACGCTGGCCCTGTCTCACCTCGGCGAGGCCGAACGCCGCGCCTACGTGCTTGCCGACAACAAGCTCGCGCTCAATGCAGGGTGGGACCGCGAGATCCTGGCGATCGAACTGCAGGCGCTGGTCGACCTCGAGTTCGATGTCGAAGTGACCGGGTTCAGCCTTGCCGAGATCGACCTGGTGCTCGACGAGGCGAGTGAAGCCAGTCCCGATGGACCTGCGGGCCCCGAGGACGCCGTTCCGGTTATTTCGGGCACGCCGGTCTCCAGGCCCGGCGACATCTGGCAGTTGGGTCGTCATCGCCTCCTGTGCGGCGACACGCGCAGTGCGGTGGATCTCGACCGGTTGATGGATGGCGATAAAGCCGACCTCGTGTTCACCGATCCGCCCTATAACGTTGCGATCGACGGCAACGTCTGCGGGCTCGGTTCTGTGAAGCATCGCGAGTTCGCCTTTGCCTCGGGGGAGATGAGCCGGAACGAGTTCACCGGCTTTCTCGAGCAGACGCTCACCAACATGAGCCGGGTCATGCGCGACGGGGCGATCGCCTTCGTGTGCATGGACTGGCGGCACATGGGAGAGCTGCTTGCTGCTGGCGAGGCAGCATTCACGGAGTTCAAGAACCTCGTCGTGTGGAACAAGACCAATGGCGGCATGGGTGCGTTCTATCGCTCCAAGCACGAGCTGATCTTCGTATTCAAGCAGGGGACCGCTGAGCATACCAACAGCTTCGGCCTGGGCGAGACCGGACGCTATCGTACCAACGTCTGGGACTATGCCGGGATCAGCTCGATCGGCGCCACCCGCTCGGATGAGCTCGCCATGCACCCGACGGTCAAGCCGGTCGCACTTATCGCCGATGCGATCCGCGACTGCTCACGCCGCGGCGAAATCGTCCTCGACGGGTTCGGGGGATCGGGCTCGACGCTGATCGCGGCCGAGAAGACCGGGCGCCTTGCACGGCTTGTCGAATACGACCCGCTCTACTGCGACACGATCATCCGGCGCTGGGAGGCCCGCACCGGCAAACAGGCAGCGCTCGTCGGAAACAACCGGACGTTCGAGGAGGTCAGTGAGGCGCGGCCGGGTATCGATCCTGCCGAGAGTGACATCTCCGAGGAGGCTGCGTGA
- a CDS encoding sodium:proton antiporter — protein MQTALFIVAAFLTLAAAAGWLNQRFFRMPASLAMLMAGLVCALLLGLADRFWPENAAFNWIGSAVTEVDFSGALLDFLLAFVLFSGGLGIDSGLFRSKWRSAAALAGLGTVLSVVAIYAGIVLLAAATGMDVPPAWALVFAALVAPTDAVAVQSVDANAISKEARVVLQGEALFNDGVGIVLYGSALAAAMSNAPIHPGEAGLDMLRESVLGLLVGYMGGWLAVRILRNVDDLFTDVLITMATAAAVFAISLAIGASGPIAAALAGVMVGGISTRHALTKDDKRYMRGFWRVIDGLLNAFIFLLLGLEAISIDAWGKVWFIALAAAFIALFARGLAVSLTGLVLRGTPIGSNFRSLPVLVWGGARGAVSVALALAIPESPYRQTILACAFAAVLVSMFIQLPTLSRVADWARR, from the coding sequence GTGCAAACCGCATTGTTCATCGTTGCCGCATTCCTGACGCTCGCCGCGGCGGCGGGCTGGCTGAACCAGAGGTTCTTCCGGATGCCGGCAAGCCTGGCCATGCTGATGGCGGGGCTGGTCTGTGCGCTGCTTCTGGGGCTGGCCGATCGCTTCTGGCCCGAAAATGCCGCTTTCAACTGGATCGGATCGGCCGTGACCGAAGTCGATTTCAGCGGCGCGCTGCTCGATTTCCTTCTGGCGTTCGTGCTGTTTTCCGGTGGGCTCGGCATCGACAGCGGTCTGTTCCGCAGCAAGTGGCGCAGCGCCGCGGCGCTGGCCGGGCTGGGCACGGTGCTGTCGGTCGTTGCGATCTATGCGGGCATCGTGCTGCTGGCGGCGGCAACGGGCATGGATGTGCCGCCCGCCTGGGCGCTGGTATTCGCCGCACTGGTGGCGCCGACCGACGCGGTGGCGGTCCAGTCGGTGGACGCGAACGCGATTTCCAAGGAAGCGCGCGTGGTTCTCCAGGGCGAAGCCTTGTTCAACGATGGCGTCGGGATCGTGCTTTATGGCAGCGCGCTGGCGGCGGCGATGTCGAACGCGCCGATTCATCCCGGTGAAGCAGGGCTGGATATGCTGCGCGAAAGCGTCCTGGGTCTTCTGGTCGGCTATATGGGCGGCTGGCTGGCGGTGCGGATATTGCGCAATGTCGACGATCTTTTCACCGACGTCCTCATCACCATGGCGACAGCCGCCGCGGTATTCGCCATCAGCCTTGCGATCGGTGCCAGCGGGCCGATCGCGGCGGCGCTCGCCGGGGTGATGGTCGGCGGTATCAGCACCCGCCACGCGCTGACGAAGGACGACAAGCGCTATATGCGCGGCTTCTGGCGCGTGATCGACGGGCTGCTCAATGCGTTCATCTTCCTGCTGCTAGGCCTGGAGGCGATTTCGATCGATGCCTGGGGCAAGGTCTGGTTCATCGCCCTCGCGGCCGCGTTCATCGCCCTGTTCGCGCGCGGGCTGGCGGTGTCGCTGACCGGGCTGGTGCTGCGCGGGACGCCGATCGGATCGAATTTTCGCAGCCTTCCGGTGCTCGTCTGGGGCGGTGCACGGGGGGCGGTGTCGGTCGCGCTTGCGCTGGCGATTCCCGAATCCCCCTATCGCCAGACCATCCTTGCCTGCGCGTTCGCCGCCGTGCTGGTTTCGATGTTCATCCAGTTGCCCACGCTATCGCGCGTGGCGGACTGGGCGCGCAGATAG
- a CDS encoding PQQ-binding-like beta-propeller repeat protein, which translates to MATACSPSFSDRTLSQPPGDNWITNGGSLNNQRYSPLDEINSANVGKLKGVWLTHLGGSGVSSKYSAEGQPLEYDGVLYVPTGEDDVFAVSVETGKILWKYDSGIDQQISTICCGWLSRGVALGPGKVFIGQLDGKLVALDQKTGKVVWSVQPVKWQDGYSLTAAPLYVDGKVIIGTAGGEYGIRGRVMAFDAKTGKEVWRFYTVPGPGEAGYETWPQDSDAWKRGGGSVWQTPSVDTDLGLLYFSTGNAGPDYDGSTRAGDNLYTSSIVALDLKTGKLRWHYQLVHHDIWDYDAPSPTVLFDTTIDGKPVKGIAEAAKTGWVYLLDRTNGKPIRPITETAVPQDARQKTAPTQPIPSWPSLASHVPTPEQVARVEKVAKVKSAAVAKDIFTPFWKDMVVVAPGAAGGINWPPSSYDPASNLLFVCGQNSVAGLTSETEDQPKKGPDGANGLATGSTGATGNGFHSAGWFAAFDIGTGKVAWKKDFPSSCYSGSAVTAGNVVFVGRNTGELQAYETTTGKLLWKFQTGAGANNVPTIFRHKGKEYVAFYAGGNALAGTAHGDNLWLFSLDGKLDEVAPGNGGHAIAHAGEKTAAPVPTMQGNAAAGKQVFADDCSACHGMTGLGGNGGPNLASIASAKDRATVLRQVTNGGQSMPGFKGVISDQGIADVSAYVVEDITHGK; encoded by the coding sequence TTGGCCACCGCCTGTTCGCCATCATTTTCCGACCGGACCCTCAGCCAGCCCCCCGGCGACAACTGGATCACCAACGGCGGATCGTTGAACAACCAGCGCTATTCGCCGCTCGATGAAATCAATTCGGCAAACGTCGGCAAGCTCAAGGGCGTATGGCTGACGCATCTGGGCGGGTCCGGCGTTTCCTCCAAGTATTCGGCAGAAGGGCAGCCGCTTGAATACGACGGCGTCCTTTACGTCCCCACCGGCGAAGACGATGTTTTCGCTGTAAGCGTGGAAACCGGGAAAATACTGTGGAAGTACGATTCCGGCATCGACCAGCAGATTTCGACGATCTGTTGCGGCTGGCTCAGCCGTGGCGTGGCGCTGGGTCCGGGCAAGGTCTTTATCGGCCAGCTTGACGGAAAGCTCGTCGCGCTAGACCAGAAGACGGGCAAGGTCGTATGGTCGGTCCAGCCGGTCAAATGGCAAGACGGCTATTCACTCACCGCCGCGCCGCTTTACGTTGACGGCAAGGTCATTATCGGAACCGCGGGCGGCGAATACGGCATTCGCGGCCGCGTGATGGCCTTCGATGCGAAGACCGGGAAAGAGGTCTGGCGATTCTATACGGTTCCCGGCCCCGGAGAGGCCGGCTATGAAACCTGGCCGCAGGACAGCGATGCGTGGAAACGCGGGGGCGGATCTGTCTGGCAGACGCCGTCAGTGGATACCGACCTCGGCCTGCTCTATTTCTCCACCGGCAACGCAGGACCGGACTATGACGGTTCGACGCGCGCGGGCGACAACCTCTATACATCTTCCATCGTCGCGCTTGACCTGAAGACGGGGAAGCTGCGCTGGCACTACCAGTTGGTGCACCACGATATCTGGGACTATGACGCGCCCAGCCCGACGGTGCTGTTCGATACCACGATCGACGGCAAGCCGGTGAAGGGCATCGCCGAAGCGGCGAAGACCGGATGGGTCTATCTGCTCGATCGCACCAACGGCAAGCCGATCCGCCCGATCACCGAAACCGCCGTGCCGCAGGACGCAAGGCAGAAAACCGCGCCAACGCAACCGATCCCTTCGTGGCCTTCGCTTGCCAGCCACGTGCCCACGCCCGAACAGGTCGCCAGGGTGGAGAAGGTGGCAAAGGTGAAGAGCGCCGCCGTCGCCAAGGATATCTTCACGCCGTTCTGGAAAGACATGGTGGTCGTGGCGCCGGGGGCCGCCGGCGGCATCAACTGGCCGCCGTCAAGCTATGACCCGGCAAGCAACCTGCTGTTCGTATGCGGGCAGAACAGTGTCGCGGGTCTGACCTCCGAAACCGAAGACCAGCCGAAAAAGGGGCCGGATGGCGCCAACGGACTGGCCACGGGCTCCACCGGGGCGACGGGCAACGGCTTCCACAGCGCCGGCTGGTTCGCGGCCTTCGATATCGGCACCGGGAAGGTGGCCTGGAAAAAGGACTTCCCCAGCTCATGCTATTCGGGATCGGCCGTTACGGCGGGCAACGTGGTGTTCGTCGGCCGCAATACCGGCGAATTGCAGGCCTATGAAACGACCACCGGCAAGCTGCTGTGGAAGTTCCAGACCGGTGCGGGCGCCAATAACGTCCCCACGATCTTCAGGCACAAGGGCAAGGAATACGTTGCCTTCTATGCGGGCGGAAATGCGCTCGCCGGAACGGCGCACGGCGACAACCTCTGGCTCTTCTCGCTGGACGGAAAGCTGGACGAAGTGGCGCCGGGCAATGGCGGGCACGCCATCGCGCACGCCGGGGAAAAGACGGCGGCTCCCGTTCCCACGATGCAAGGCAACGCCGCGGCGGGCAAGCAGGTGTTCGCGGACGACTGCTCCGCCTGTCACGGCATGACCGGCCTTGGCGGCAACGGCGGCCCCAACCTTGCCTCGATCGCTTCGGCGAAGGATCGGGCAACCGTGCTGCGGCAAGTGACCAACGGCGGCCAGTCGATGCCGGGATTCAAGGGTGTGATCTCCGACCAGGGCATCGCCGATGTGTCGGCCTATGTGGTGGAGGACATCACCCACGGCAAATAG
- a CDS encoding XdhC family protein, which translates to MDNRSIFSFLDRALGDGRRVALVTLVSATGSSTRAPGAHMAVCEDGSFAGSLSGGCIERAVVGEALSAIREGAPRITRFGQGSRYIDIRLPCGGGVDLHFQPLAAGQAPGSALVHNAISALDGRHPFALEFGPEADAPRFVNRWCETRFDPATGIAAVGHWPQVRLMIAGHGAGVDRLARQGRTWGAEIAVATPDRELAAQLDADGFDTRVLRGPRDTGAIESDPWTAQVFLFHDHDWEPALIAHALRQPHFFIGAMGSRAAHVTRCRALRALGASEAALAGISAPVGLFHSVRDPETLALSILAEVAERHRSTDFATMPGTGQAAPTFQKAGQDNDPDHDQRPAKAN; encoded by the coding sequence ATGGACAATCGCAGTATATTTTCCTTTCTCGACCGCGCGCTTGGCGATGGTCGCCGCGTCGCGCTTGTCACGCTTGTTTCCGCAACGGGTTCCTCCACCCGCGCGCCCGGCGCGCACATGGCGGTGTGCGAGGACGGCAGCTTTGCAGGTTCGCTTTCGGGCGGTTGCATAGAACGCGCGGTGGTGGGCGAGGCGCTGTCCGCGATCCGCGAGGGCGCGCCGCGCATCACGCGCTTCGGGCAGGGATCGAGGTATATCGATATCCGCTTGCCCTGCGGGGGCGGGGTGGACCTTCATTTCCAGCCGCTGGCGGCCGGGCAGGCACCGGGCAGCGCGCTGGTGCACAATGCGATCTCCGCACTGGATGGCAGGCACCCTTTCGCGCTGGAGTTCGGCCCGGAAGCGGATGCGCCACGCTTTGTGAATCGCTGGTGCGAGACGCGCTTCGATCCGGCGACGGGTATCGCGGCGGTCGGGCACTGGCCGCAGGTTCGCCTGATGATCGCTGGCCACGGCGCGGGGGTGGACCGGCTGGCCCGTCAGGGACGGACCTGGGGCGCGGAAATCGCCGTCGCCACGCCGGACCGCGAACTGGCCGCGCAGCTCGATGCCGACGGGTTCGATACGCGCGTGTTGCGCGGGCCGCGCGATACTGGCGCCATTGAAAGCGATCCGTGGACCGCGCAGGTCTTCCTGTTCCACGACCATGACTGGGAACCGGCGCTGATAGCGCACGCCTTGCGCCAACCGCATTTCTTCATCGGCGCGATGGGCAGCAGGGCGGCCCACGTTACGCGGTGCCGGGCGCTGCGCGCGCTGGGCGCAAGCGAAGCGGCGCTGGCCGGGATTTCCGCGCCGGTCGGCCTGTTCCATTCGGTGCGCGATCCCGAAACGCTGGCGCTTTCGATCCTTGCCGAAGTGGCAGAGCGCCACCGTTCCACCGATTTCGCCACCATGCCCGGCACCGGTCAGGCGGCACCAACGTTCCAGAAAGCAGGACAGGACAATGATCCAGACCACGATCAACGGCCAGCCAAGGCAAATTGA
- a CDS encoding (2Fe-2S)-binding protein: protein MIQTTINGQPRQIDVDPATPILWVVREQLGLTGTKFGCGIAQCGACTVHLDGQPVRSCSTPVSEADGKAITTIEGLAGPDGAPHPLQQAWIEAQVPQCGYCQSGQLMSAAALLRDTPRPSDDQIVSAMKGNICRCGTYGRIRKAIRLAAGIEAAPSARPAAETAGAEG, encoded by the coding sequence ATGATCCAGACCACGATCAACGGCCAGCCAAGGCAAATTGACGTCGATCCGGCGACGCCGATCCTGTGGGTCGTGCGCGAACAGCTTGGGCTGACGGGCACGAAGTTCGGGTGCGGCATCGCCCAGTGCGGCGCCTGCACCGTGCACCTTGACGGGCAGCCGGTCCGTTCGTGCTCCACGCCGGTTTCCGAAGCGGACGGCAAGGCGATCACCACGATAGAAGGGCTGGCCGGGCCGGATGGCGCGCCGCACCCGCTGCAACAGGCATGGATCGAAGCGCAGGTGCCGCAGTGCGGCTATTGCCAGTCGGGCCAGTTGATGAGCGCGGCCGCGCTGCTGCGCGATACGCCGCGGCCCAGCGACGACCAGATCGTTTCGGCGATGAAGGGCAATATCTGCCGGTGCGGCACGTATGGCCGCATCCGCAAGGCGATAAGGCTGGCGGCGGGGATCGAGGCGGCACCGTCCGCAAGGCCCGCTGCCGAAACCGCCGGCGCGGAGGGCTGA